In Rhodococcus sp. OK302, one genomic interval encodes:
- a CDS encoding LLM class flavin-dependent oxidoreductase, with translation MVKVILQLYPQLPATQEERIAKAPLGRDSSLYQQAVRDMTEVVLAAEELGLWGVSGIEHHFHSEGYEVGPNPGLLNAYWASFTNKIRVGQIGYTMTTHNPFRVAEDIAIIDHLTEGRTFAGFSRGYQQRWTNIIGQHYGSKATKSPTGLTDEQLAAMTDEEKKAQFSDDSSNRRLFEGNVQLVIDSWTQDSVERKDGTWQVPFPYAEGIEWGMSATRELGAPGELDDDNRIRRVSVVPSPYTKPHPPVFVASNASLETVTFCGPRGFIPSYFSKIDTAERFGQAYVDAAADAGLTYALGQNQALCRWLQVAETEAEARENIVKYDLDIFRDLYTGTTPMKIDGDPVDSVMNCGMWVAGSIDQVRDQFVEQWKRLPAEYLVIPSHFAQQPKEEVIKQLEMFMTKIKPALDELTDY, from the coding sequence ATGGTCAAAGTCATCCTCCAGCTCTACCCCCAGCTCCCCGCAACGCAAGAGGAACGAATCGCCAAGGCGCCGCTCGGCCGTGACTCCAGCCTTTACCAGCAGGCAGTTCGAGATATGACGGAAGTTGTCCTCGCTGCCGAGGAGCTCGGTTTGTGGGGCGTGTCCGGCATCGAGCACCACTTCCACTCCGAGGGCTACGAGGTTGGGCCGAACCCAGGTCTCCTCAATGCGTATTGGGCGAGCTTTACCAACAAGATTCGGGTCGGTCAGATCGGCTACACGATGACGACTCACAATCCGTTCCGGGTGGCCGAAGACATCGCCATCATCGACCATTTGACAGAGGGCCGGACATTCGCCGGATTCTCCCGTGGCTACCAGCAACGGTGGACGAACATCATTGGTCAGCACTACGGAAGTAAGGCGACCAAATCGCCGACAGGCTTGACCGATGAGCAGCTCGCAGCGATGACCGACGAGGAGAAGAAGGCGCAATTCTCGGACGATTCGAGCAATCGACGACTGTTCGAAGGGAACGTTCAGCTCGTTATCGACTCGTGGACCCAGGACAGTGTGGAGCGCAAGGACGGCACGTGGCAGGTGCCGTTCCCGTATGCCGAAGGCATCGAATGGGGGATGTCGGCTACTCGAGAGCTCGGGGCTCCCGGCGAGCTGGATGATGACAACCGGATCCGGCGCGTCAGCGTAGTGCCGAGCCCGTACACAAAGCCGCATCCGCCGGTATTCGTGGCGAGCAATGCAAGCCTCGAGACCGTGACCTTCTGCGGACCAAGGGGTTTCATTCCGTCGTACTTCTCGAAGATCGACACGGCTGAGCGGTTCGGCCAAGCCTATGTCGATGCAGCTGCCGATGCCGGCCTGACCTATGCTCTCGGCCAGAATCAGGCATTGTGCCGCTGGTTGCAGGTTGCCGAAACGGAGGCTGAAGCCAGGGAAAACATCGTCAAGTACGACTTGGACATCTTCCGTGACCTCTACACCGGCACCACGCCGATGAAGATCGACGGTGACCCCGTCGACTCGGTGATGAATTGCGGAATGTGGGTCGCTGGTTCGATCGACCAGGTGCGAGATCAGTTCGTCGAGCAGTGGAAGCGGCTTCCCGCTGAGTACCTCGTGATTCCGTCGCACTTCGCGCAGCAGCCCAAGGAAGAGGTCATCAAGCAGCTGGAGATGTTCATGACCAAGATCAAGCCGGCGCTGGACGAGTTGACGGACTACTGA
- a CDS encoding fumarylacetoacetate hydrolase family protein — MTGRTGLRTGVLDAGGDCIYGLEAGVTLLGLLERDALSEAGRSALHNPAEVVGMRDVALAPPIPRPPTFRDFMSFETHLQNSAKAMSLDVPQVWYREPAFYFSNPAAMLGPNDPVKRPPGTVALDYELEVAAVVSRSGSDLTPEQAEDHIAGYVVLCDWSARDFQRQEIPLTMGPSKSKDFATSLSGFLVTPDELADSMSAGRHNLRMTAEVNGRLCSEGNLSDLHWSFAEMIATASRNTTVLPGDIIGSGTVGSGCLLELSGLHGTDAYPFLVPGDRVCLDVAGIGVINAEICDSDVAFPLWNTEPSSEIL; from the coding sequence TTGACCGGGCGCACCGGTTTACGCACGGGAGTGCTTGATGCGGGCGGCGATTGCATCTACGGACTCGAGGCAGGAGTCACTCTTCTCGGTCTTCTGGAACGTGACGCATTGTCGGAAGCGGGTAGGTCCGCGCTGCATAACCCTGCGGAGGTCGTGGGGATGAGGGATGTTGCATTGGCCCCGCCCATTCCCCGGCCTCCAACCTTCCGGGACTTCATGTCCTTCGAAACGCACCTGCAGAATTCTGCGAAGGCGATGTCTCTCGACGTCCCGCAGGTTTGGTACCGAGAGCCGGCGTTCTACTTTTCCAATCCGGCTGCCATGCTGGGTCCGAACGACCCAGTGAAGCGACCACCGGGCACCGTCGCTCTCGACTACGAGCTGGAAGTTGCTGCTGTCGTTAGTCGTTCAGGGTCGGATCTGACACCGGAGCAGGCAGAGGATCACATCGCCGGATACGTTGTGCTGTGCGATTGGAGTGCTCGAGATTTTCAACGCCAAGAGATCCCGTTGACGATGGGGCCATCCAAGAGTAAAGACTTCGCCACCAGCTTGAGTGGCTTCCTTGTCACACCGGATGAGCTCGCGGACTCGATGAGTGCGGGCCGGCACAACCTTCGAATGACGGCAGAAGTCAACGGAAGGCTCTGTAGCGAAGGGAATCTCAGCGATCTGCACTGGAGTTTCGCCGAGATGATTGCGACTGCTTCTCGCAACACAACTGTCCTTCCCGGGGACATTATCGGTAGCGGCACGGTAGGGAGTGGCTGCCTTCTAGAACTCTCCGGATTGCATGGAACTGACGCGTATCCATTCCTTGTACCGGGAGACCGGGTATGCCTCGATGTTGCCGGCATCGGGGTGATCAATGCGGAGATCTGCGACTCTGACGTCGCATTCCCGCTATGGAACACTGAGCCGTCGAGTGAGATTCTGTGA
- a CDS encoding type II 3-dehydroquinate dehydratase produces the protein MSNASAAYEPSRWSSIRTGDQRYRIGVIDGPNMSNMHNRDRSVYGGASIQELQEFVRSFGESINVEIVPIVSNHEGDIVEWIHETAPTVDGFLINPAGLTFTGEPTKWALADSNKPYIEVHFRNVVAGKAMAPLGDERRFVFTTAARGEVIGFQQYSYTTALLGLVWVLDDPDIGNELSVGQIC, from the coding sequence ATGAGCAACGCATCGGCAGCTTACGAGCCCAGCCGCTGGTCTTCGATCCGAACCGGTGATCAGCGCTACCGAATCGGTGTCATCGACGGGCCGAACATGTCCAACATGCATAACCGCGACCGCAGCGTCTACGGCGGCGCATCGATCCAGGAACTGCAGGAGTTCGTCAGGTCGTTCGGCGAAAGTATCAATGTCGAGATCGTGCCCATCGTTTCGAACCATGAAGGCGATATCGTCGAGTGGATCCACGAGACAGCACCGACTGTGGATGGATTCCTGATCAACCCTGCCGGGTTGACCTTCACCGGCGAGCCGACGAAGTGGGCGTTGGCCGACAGCAACAAGCCCTACATCGAGGTTCACTTCCGTAACGTCGTCGCCGGCAAGGCAATGGCTCCACTCGGAGACGAGCGGCGATTCGTTTTCACTACGGCAGCACGCGGTGAGGTTATCGGGTTCCAACAGTACAGTTACACAACTGCGCTCCTGGGTCTCGTGTGGGTGCTCGACGATCCTGACATCGGCAATGAACTCTCCGTCGGCCAAATTTGCTGA
- a CDS encoding flavin reductase family protein, with amino-acid sequence MTVEIDGAHFRKVLGQYPTGVVVVTAIAADGAPLGMAVGSFTSVSLEPPLVAYVPDKKSSSWKALRESGDLFCINVLGADQEDVCRAVATSKERKFDGIAWRPSATGMPVLSGAVAYIDCTVHDIHDAGDHDIVVGRVHDLDVNAAAASPLLFFRGGYGSFSARDADPQATGRQSM; translated from the coding sequence ATGACAGTCGAAATCGACGGTGCTCATTTCCGCAAGGTTCTCGGGCAGTATCCCACCGGCGTCGTAGTCGTGACGGCCATTGCCGCCGACGGCGCACCACTCGGTATGGCAGTGGGATCCTTTACCTCAGTGTCGTTGGAGCCGCCGCTCGTGGCCTACGTGCCGGACAAGAAGTCGAGTTCGTGGAAAGCGTTACGCGAATCAGGGGATCTCTTCTGCATCAACGTATTAGGTGCAGACCAGGAGGACGTCTGTCGAGCAGTGGCAACGAGCAAGGAAAGGAAGTTCGACGGGATCGCGTGGCGTCCGTCCGCGACCGGAATGCCGGTTCTTTCAGGGGCAGTCGCCTACATCGATTGCACGGTCCATGACATCCATGACGCTGGAGACCATGACATTGTGGTGGGTAGGGTGCACGACCTCGACGTGAATGCCGCGGCGGCATCTCCGTTGTTATTCTTTCGAGGCGGCTATGGATCCTTCTCGGCCCGTGATGCCGATCCGCAGGCTACTGGTCGCCAGTCGATGTAG
- a CDS encoding long-chain-fatty-acid--CoA ligase produces the protein MLNLVVFLEDSARRYPDRVALVCGTERLTYAELNEQADQIANLLVDRGIKSGDRVALSCPNLPQFPAIYYGILKAGAVVVPLNILLKPGEITYHLEDSGATLFFCFEGTDELPMGEYGQAGFDGASGCREMVVIAADPTVKATDHGTDTLSFALDGKPNTFNTVVRESTDTAVILYTSGTTGRPKGAELTHANMVLNALTASRLFDSNPVRTDTYLLTLPLFHSFGQTVTMNAGLSVGATLVLMPRFDAEVALDLMIKEQITFFAGVPTMYWALLGALDDTVDVDRIARKLRCAISGGAALPVEILTQFERRFGVQILEGYGLSETSPLALFSDPERDPRPGSIGVPVWGIEAKLVDMDGNVVGQDGVGELALRGHNVMKGYLNRPEATAEVMRDGWFRTGDIARCDADGFYYIVDRAKDVIVRGGFNVYPREIEEVLMTHPDVSLAAVVGVPDDRNGEEIKAFVILHRGSQITETVLIDWCKVQIASYKYPRSIEFVTTLPMTATGKILKRELNSKVAAGSN, from the coding sequence ATGCTCAATCTTGTTGTGTTCCTAGAGGACTCCGCCCGCCGCTACCCGGATCGGGTAGCGCTGGTCTGCGGTACTGAAAGGCTGACCTATGCCGAACTCAACGAACAGGCCGACCAGATCGCCAACCTGCTGGTCGACAGAGGTATCAAATCGGGCGACAGAGTTGCACTCTCGTGCCCCAACCTCCCGCAGTTTCCTGCCATCTACTACGGCATTCTGAAGGCCGGCGCAGTAGTCGTCCCGCTGAACATCCTGCTCAAGCCTGGCGAAATTACTTACCACCTCGAAGATTCAGGTGCGACTCTCTTCTTCTGCTTCGAAGGAACAGACGAGCTTCCCATGGGTGAATACGGACAAGCTGGATTTGACGGTGCCAGCGGATGTCGCGAGATGGTGGTCATCGCAGCGGACCCGACCGTGAAGGCGACTGACCATGGCACCGATACTTTGTCGTTCGCTCTCGATGGCAAGCCGAACACGTTCAATACAGTCGTTCGCGAATCCACCGACACCGCAGTAATTCTCTACACGAGCGGTACCACAGGACGACCCAAGGGCGCTGAACTTACTCATGCGAACATGGTGCTCAACGCACTGACGGCTAGCCGACTTTTCGACAGCAACCCGGTGCGGACGGACACTTATCTGCTCACTCTTCCGCTGTTCCATTCCTTCGGCCAAACGGTGACGATGAATGCCGGCCTATCAGTCGGTGCGACACTCGTGCTGATGCCTCGCTTCGACGCCGAAGTAGCACTTGACCTCATGATCAAGGAGCAGATCACATTCTTCGCCGGTGTACCGACGATGTACTGGGCTCTGTTGGGCGCCCTTGACGACACCGTTGATGTCGATCGCATCGCTCGTAAGCTTCGGTGCGCGATATCCGGAGGCGCAGCGCTACCGGTGGAGATCCTCACCCAATTCGAACGACGCTTCGGGGTGCAGATCCTTGAAGGCTACGGGTTGTCGGAAACGTCGCCGTTGGCATTGTTCAGCGATCCCGAACGGGACCCCCGACCCGGCTCGATCGGGGTGCCTGTGTGGGGCATCGAGGCAAAGCTCGTCGACATGGACGGGAATGTCGTCGGGCAGGACGGCGTCGGCGAACTTGCCTTGCGTGGACACAACGTCATGAAGGGATACTTGAATCGACCCGAGGCGACCGCCGAAGTGATGCGTGACGGTTGGTTCCGAACGGGCGATATTGCCCGGTGCGACGCGGACGGCTTCTACTACATTGTCGACCGGGCCAAGGATGTTATTGTTCGCGGTGGATTCAACGTCTACCCTCGCGAAATCGAGGAAGTGCTGATGACCCATCCGGACGTCTCGCTCGCCGCAGTTGTCGGGGTGCCGGATGATCGAAACGGGGAAGAGATCAAAGCGTTCGTCATTCTTCATCGTGGCTCACAGATCACCGAAACAGTGCTGATCGACTGGTGCAAGGTACAGATTGCGAGTTACAAGTATCCACGCTCGATCGAATTCGTAACCACGCTTCCGATGACTGCAACCGGCAAGATCCTCAAGCGTGAACTCAACTCGAAAGTTGCGGCGGGATCGAACTAA
- a CDS encoding riboflavin kinase → MSDDSAPVTISERRESNLPIPEPTLAAVQPLVGETGRVNFPDVCGRVVHGDQRGRTLGFPTANLELDEWSAGIPCDEVLADGVWAGRCVLRDGRSIPAAISIGRRRTFYGGDGPRLLEAHLIDFAEDLYGEEIRVHLDLWIRAQTTFATKEDLVDALESDVRYARVHVK, encoded by the coding sequence ATGAGTGATGACAGCGCACCAGTGACGATTTCCGAGCGCCGCGAGTCGAATCTCCCGATCCCAGAGCCAACGCTCGCCGCGGTGCAACCACTGGTCGGTGAGACGGGTCGCGTTAATTTTCCGGACGTCTGCGGACGCGTTGTCCATGGTGACCAGCGCGGCCGAACCCTGGGTTTCCCCACGGCCAACCTCGAACTCGACGAATGGTCTGCCGGCATTCCTTGCGACGAGGTTCTGGCCGACGGAGTCTGGGCGGGTCGATGCGTACTGCGCGACGGGCGTTCAATCCCTGCTGCAATATCAATCGGCCGGCGGAGAACCTTCTACGGAGGAGATGGTCCCAGGCTCCTCGAGGCGCACCTTATCGACTTCGCTGAAGACCTCTACGGCGAGGAAATTCGTGTCCACCTTGACCTGTGGATTCGCGCGCAGACAACTTTCGCCACAAAAGAAGATCTGGTGGATGCGCTCGAATCCGATGTCAGATATGCCAGGGTCCATGTGAAGTAA
- a CDS encoding zinc ribbon domain-containing protein yields MAGVPVAVINPRNTSRTCSQCGFCDAKNRRSQARFVCRECGWTAHADHNAARNVAALGHEKYWAASVNRPIAATALASS; encoded by the coding sequence ATGGCGGGAGTACCGGTGGCGGTGATCAACCCGCGCAACACGTCCCGCACCTGCTCGCAGTGCGGGTTTTGTGATGCGAAGAATCGCCGCAGTCAAGCTAGGTTCGTGTGTCGAGAGTGTGGGTGGACCGCGCACGCGGACCACAATGCTGCCCGCAATGTTGCTGCGCTCGGGCATGAAAAGTATTGGGCCGCCTCAGTCAACCGGCCTATAGCAGCCACCGCTCTAGCATCCAGCTAG